A single region of the Mustela lutreola isolate mMusLut2 chromosome 2, mMusLut2.pri, whole genome shotgun sequence genome encodes:
- the LOC131825985 gene encoding keratin-associated protein 13-2-like yields MSYSCCSGNVSSSSFGGYMRYANSSCGSSCPSNLVYRTDSCSPSTCQLSSSPASGCQENCCEPTSCQTSCMVSIPCQTSCNSPRTSTLCNPCQTTCSGSVGIGSSSCHSLSYGSRSCYSLACGSQGSRSMSYGVCGFPSLGYGSRFWDPTNLASRSCQSSCYRPTYRSAFCRPTC; encoded by the coding sequence ATGTCCTACAGCTGCTGCTCTGGAAATGtctcctccagctcctttggGGGGTACATGCGCTATGCAAACTCCTCCTGTGGCTCTTCTTGCCCCAGCAACCTGGTCTACCGCACTGACTCCTGCTCTCCCAGCACCTGTCAGCTGAGTTCCTCCCCTGCTAGTGGCTGTCAGGAGAACTGCTGTGAGCCCACCAGCTGCCAGACATCCTGCATGGTGTCCATTCCTTGCCAGACATCCTGCAACAGTCCGAGGACCTCCACACTCTGCAATCCCTGCCAGACGACTTGCTCTGGGTCTGTGGGCATTGGGTCCAGCAGCTGCCATTCCCTGAGCTATGGATCTAGAAGCTGCTACTCACTGGCTTGTGGATCCCAGGGCTCCAGATCCATGAGTTATGGAGTCTGTGGCTTCCCTTCACTGGGCTATGGATCCAGATTCTGGGATCCAACCAACTTGGCTTCTAGGAGCTGCCAGTCTTCTTGTTACAGGCCAACCTATAGATCAGCCTTCTGTAGACCAACTTGTTGA